A window of Theileria annulata strain Ankara isolate clone C9 chromosome 1 map unlocalized, *** SEQUENCING IN PROGRESS *** contains these coding sequences:
- a CDS encoding Theileria-specific sub-telomeric protein, SVSP family (Signal peptide predicted for TA17485 by SignalP 2.0 HMM (Signal peptide probability 0.642, signal anchor probability 0.311) with cleavage site probability 0.504 between residues 22 and 23): MNKYVRYTYILLIIILIGSVKSSDKQPSLVSDDSTDDSDDNNFDTVVRELESLIEDHQAPGDTVVSDNLLQHGLGQITSHGYIEQPTDDHTPPEHQRPDESPATHYKPTPQDGKYYLIEPQPGKDGKYRLVPITHLEYIPAHPEAQPEDTEPVPEELESESESPEEEDNFEVIVRGVENIVDEEHQSPPAIEYKKVDWSAGVQTGSRKPYELPAIMFIGLNNDDELVPMTTSCYKIISFNFYLVKFKFGCRCVEILCNGKRVWSHRPGTSYPRTLIYNRKEGKFMVNFNNRIVSCSLKDGRWTEKVIYRPKELRLFTKTPEGLYCKLTHNKYNFHFTAFGSFKYVFNQGLTCDMIQINDEIVWQREENGPIVLKMSYFGPKYLRIYFEKFTMEIQNFEGEYKIKTFPNDK, from the coding sequence atgaataaatacGTTAGATACACTTACATACTTTTAATAATCATCTTAATTGGATCTGTCAAGTCTTCCGATAAACAGCCATCCCTAGTATCTGATGACTCTACAGATGACTCTGATGATAACAACTTTGACACAGTTGTAAGAGAATTGGAAAGTCTAATTGAAGATCATCAAGCACCTGGTGATACTGTAGTTTCTGATAATCTTTTGCAACATGGACTTGGACAGATTACTAGTCATGGATACATAGAACAGCCTACTGATGATCATACTCCTCCAGAGCATCAACGTCCAGATGAATCTCCAGCTACTCATTATAAGCCTACTCCACAGGatggaaaatattatttaatagaaCCTCAGCCTGGTAAAGATGGAAAATATAGATTAGTTCCAATTACTCATCTGGAATATATACCAGCTCATCCAGAAGCACAGCCTGAGGATACTGAACCTGTGCCTGAGGAACTAGAATCTGAATCAGAATCTCCtgaagaagaagataattttgaGGTAATTGTAAGAGGAGTTGAAAATATAGTTGATGAGGAACATCAGAGTCCTCCAGCAATTGAGTATAAAAAGGTAGATTGGTCAGCTGGTGTTCAAACAGGAAGTCGAAAACCTTATGAATTACCAGCAATAATGTTTATAGGCCTAAACAATGATGATGAATTGGTTCCAATGACTACGAGCTGttacaaaataatatcCTTTAACTTTTATCTAGTCAAGTTTAAATTTGGATGTCGTTGTGTTGAGATACTTTGCAATGGTAAAAGAGTATGGTCTCATAGACCAGGAACGTCATATCCTAGGACACTAATTTACAATAGAAAGGAAGGTAAATTCATGgtcaattttaataacagAATTGTATCGTGTAGTTTGAAAGATGGACGATGGACTGAAAAGGTTATTTATAGACCTAAGGAGTTAAGACTATTTACAAAAACTCCAGAAGGTCTTTATTGTAAACTAACTCAcaacaaatataattttcattttacaGCATTTGgttcatttaaatatgtTTTCAATCAAGGACTAACATGTGACATGATTCAAATTAATGACGAAATCGTATGGCAAAGAGAAGAAAATGGTCCTATTGTCCTTAAAATGAGCTATTTCGGTCCAAAATATTTGAGAAtttattttgaaaaatttaCTATGgaaattcaaaatttcgaaggagaatataaaattaaaacattcCCTAATGATAAGTAA